The nucleotide sequence CTCAACATCGTTGACCGAACCGTTCGGTCATTCGACGGACCGAGTTGACGGCCGTCAGCAAGAAGCGGTAGTTAGCACTGACCGAACGGTTCGGTCAATCTGAGCGGTGGATCCGGCGACGAGATGGCGGACGCAGCGACACTGGAGCGGGGGGCAGGGCCTCTCCCGGCCGAGGGCGAGAAGCGCCGCCAGATCCTGGAGGGCGCGCGCCGGGTCTTCATGGCCTCGGGCTTCGACGGCGCCAGCATGGGCGAGATCGCCCGGGCGGCCGGGGTCTCGAAGGGCACCCTCTACGTCTACTTCGACAGCAAGGAGGCCCTGTTCGAGGCCCTGACGGTCGAGGAGAAGGCCGGGCTCGCCGAGAACCTGTTCCGTCTGGACGAGGCCGATCCGGACGTCCGCGCGGTGCTGACGCGCCTGGGCGCCAGCTACCTCGCCATGATGGCGCGGCCCGAGCACGTCTCGATCATCCGCATGGTGATCGGCGCCTGCGAGAAGTTTCCCCGCTTCGGGCAGGCCTTCTACGAGGCGGGGCCCGCCTGCGGGGTCGAGCGGCTGAAGGCCTATCTCGACGCGCAGGTCGTGGCCGGGCGGCTGCGGCCCGCCGACACGGAACTCGCCGCCAAGCACTTCCTGCAGCTCTGCCAGGCCGGAATGCTGACGCGGCTCCTGTTCAACGCCGGCGCGTCGCCGAGCGAGGACGAGATCCGCCACCGGGTCACGGAGGCGGTGCGGGTGTTCTACGCTGGCTACGGGCCGGCGGCGTAGCGGGCACCGCCGCGCCATGTCCGGCCGCGGCTCACTCGTTGACCGCGCCCGTCTCGTCGTCCCGGGCCGTGAGCCGCTTCGACTCCGCGGAGCCGTCCTGCCTGAGATAGATGCTCAGGAGCAGGAACATGCCCATCGCGAAGAACTCCGCCTGCCAAGTCTGGAAGGTCTGGAACCAGAGATCGGCGGAGACGAGGGATTGCGCGAGGTCGAGGGCGGCCTCTCCGCGCCGGCTCCTGTCGGCGTTGTAGCTCGCCGCGTTCGCGAAGAAGAAGGCCGCGAAGGCGAGCAGGAACAGGCCCAGGAAGGCGAGCGACAGCCCGTTGGCGTAGGTCCAGGAGTACGGGCGGCCCACCCGGTCGGGCGCGCCCGGTCTCGGGCCCTGCGCGGCCGCCTCGTCATCGGGTTTGCGCGAGTGCGAGGCACCCCGCTGGCGCAGGAACACGCTGAAGACGATCAGCACCAGAAGCTGAAGCAGGGCCGCCTGCCAGTTGCTGAACACACCTTTCAGGAAGCCCGGATCGGCCAGATAGGCGATCAGGCCGGAACTCCGGGACTGGCCGGCAGGATCCTCGGTCTGGAGGGCGTATCCGCTGATCGCCTGCCCGCCGATGCAGATGAGGAACAGGCCGAAGAAGGCCAGTGTGAGGCCGTTGTCCTTCAGGAACCGCGCCATCGTCCCGTCGACCGCTGCGCCGCCCTCCCGCGGGGCGGCCCAGGACCAACCGCGCGGACGCGGATGCGTTCTCGGCCAGCCCCTCCGGGGCCTCGATCGGGCTTCAGCCCGCCGCGCGCAGCCGCGGCAGGGCCTGCGCCGACCAGGCGCGCGCCTCGGCGTCGATGGCGAGCGCCGCGTCGACGTCCTCCGGCGCGGTGCGGTGGATGCCCGAGAAATGCTCGCAGGTGCGCTCGACCAGATCCGCGATGCCGTAGAACGCGATCTCGCCGCGGATGAAGGCCGCTACCGCGATCTCGTTGGCCGCGTTCATCACGGTCGGGGCCGCGCCGCCGTCGTGGAGCGCCGCCCGGGCGATCCGCAGACAGGGAAAGCGGTCCTCGTCCACCGGCTCGAAGGTGAGGCTGCCCGCGGCCGCCAGGTCGAGGGGCCGGCCGCGCGCGATGGTCAGGCGCTCGCCGAGCCCCAGGCAGTGGGCGATCGGCACGCGCATGTCCGGCATGGCGAGGCCGGCCGTCACCGCGCCGTCGAGCCAGTAGACGAGCCCGTGCACGATCGATTGCGGGTGGACGATGGCGTCGAGCCGGTCGTGGCCGAGTCCGAACAGGTGGTGCGCCTCGATCAACTCCAGCCCCTTGTTCATCAGGGAGGCCGAATCGATGTTGATCTTCATGCCCATCGACCAAGTCGGGTGGGCGGCGGCCTCCGCGGCGGTGGCCGCCGCGATGCGCTCGCGCGTCCAGGTGCGGAACGGGCCGCCCGAGGCCGTGATCGTCATCTTGGCGACGTCCGAGACCGGTCCGTGGCCGAGCGCCTGGGCGAGCGCGTTGTGCTCGGAATCGACCGGCAGCAGCGTCGCGCCGTAGCGCTTGGCGTCGCGCATGAAGGCCTCGCCCGCGCAGACGAGGCTCTCCTTGTTGGCGAGCGCCACGGTGCGGCCGAGGCGGAGCGCCGCGTGGGTCGGCTTGAGGCCGGCCGCTCCGCTCACCGCCGCCACCACGATGTCGGCGTCCCGCGCCACGGCCTCCAGCACCGCGCTCTCGCCAGCTCCGTTCGGGATGCCGGAGCCGGCGAGCGCCTCGGCGAGCGCCGGGCCGGCCGACTCGTCGGCGAGTGCGGCGAATTCGGCCTTCATCTCGCGGGCGAGCTTGGCAAGCGCCTGCGCGTCGCGCCCGCCCACCACCGCGCCGACCCGGAAGCGGTCGGCGTGCTGGGCGAGGAGGTCGGTGGTCGAGCGGCCGATCGAGCCGGTCGCGCCCAGCACGGAGACGGTGAAAGCCACGGAAGAGAACTCCTTCAGGCGGCGAGGTGCCGCGCGGCGAGGTACAGGCCGGCGAGCAGCGCCACCGCGAAAAATCCGTCGAGGCGGTCCATCACGCCGCCGTGGCCGGGGATCGACCGGCCGGAATCCTTGACCCCGTAATGCCGCTTCAGGGCGGATTCGAGGAGATCGCCTGCCTGGCTGAGCACCGACGAGACGGCGCTGACGAGCGCCACCAGGGCGAGGTTGGTGTCGGCGAGCGGGCTCCAGCCCTGCTGGCGTGCGAGCGCCACGAGGGCCGTTCCAGCCACCACCGCGCCCGCGAGGCCGCCAAGCGCGCCCGACCACGTCTTCTTCGGCGAGACGGCGGGCATCAGCTTCGGCCCACCGAAGGTGCGGCCGGTGAAATAGGCGACGATGTCGGTGGCCCAGACGACCGCGAACATCCAGGCCGGGCCGAGGATGCCGATCTCGGGCGCGTCGCGCAGCGCCGGTGGCACCAGGGCGACGACGGCACCGCCGGTGAGGGCGCCGAGCGCCCGCAGGCGCCCCGGATTGTCGTGGGGCAGCGCGAGGCAGAGGGCCGAGCCGCCGGCGAGGATCGCGAGGCCGACCCAGAACGGAACTTCCCGCTCCAGGCAGATCGTGAGCGCGGCCAGTGTGACCGCGACGGTGGCGAGGAGCGCCCGGCGCGGCAGGGTGCGGCTCATGCCGATCCACTCGCCAGCGCCGACGATCGCCGCCGCGAGCCAGATTCCCGCGAAGGCCCAGCCGCCGAGCACCAACCCTGAGACGACGAGCGCGGCCAGCACGCATCCTGAGAGGACGCGCAGACCGAGTTCCCGGCTGCCGAAGGCCTTTCGCGGCGGTGCCGCCTCTCCCGCCATCGCGCGCGGTCCCGACGCTTGCCGCGTCAGACCTGCATGATCTCCTTCTCCTTGGAGGCCAGCACGCCGTCGATCT is from Methylobacterium radiodurans and encodes:
- a CDS encoding TetR/AcrR family transcriptional regulator, whose amino-acid sequence is MADAATLERGAGPLPAEGEKRRQILEGARRVFMASGFDGASMGEIARAAGVSKGTLYVYFDSKEALFEALTVEEKAGLAENLFRLDEADPDVRAVLTRLGASYLAMMARPEHVSIIRMVIGACEKFPRFGQAFYEAGPACGVERLKAYLDAQVVAGRLRPADTELAAKHFLQLCQAGMLTRLLFNAGASPSEDEIRHRVTEAVRVFYAGYGPAA
- a CDS encoding DUF6766 family protein — its product is MARFLKDNGLTLAFFGLFLICIGGQAISGYALQTEDPAGQSRSSGLIAYLADPGFLKGVFSNWQAALLQLLVLIVFSVFLRQRGASHSRKPDDEAAAQGPRPGAPDRVGRPYSWTYANGLSLAFLGLFLLAFAAFFFANAASYNADRSRRGEAALDLAQSLVSADLWFQTFQTWQAEFFAMGMFLLLSIYLRQDGSAESKRLTARDDETGAVNE
- the dxr gene encoding 1-deoxy-D-xylulose-5-phosphate reductoisomerase; this encodes MAFTVSVLGATGSIGRSTTDLLAQHADRFRVGAVVGGRDAQALAKLAREMKAEFAALADESAGPALAEALAGSGIPNGAGESAVLEAVARDADIVVAAVSGAAGLKPTHAALRLGRTVALANKESLVCAGEAFMRDAKRYGATLLPVDSEHNALAQALGHGPVSDVAKMTITASGGPFRTWTRERIAAATAAEAAAHPTWSMGMKINIDSASLMNKGLELIEAHHLFGLGHDRLDAIVHPQSIVHGLVYWLDGAVTAGLAMPDMRVPIAHCLGLGERLTIARGRPLDLAAAGSLTFEPVDEDRFPCLRIARAALHDGGAAPTVMNAANEIAVAAFIRGEIAFYGIADLVERTCEHFSGIHRTAPEDVDAALAIDAEARAWSAQALPRLRAAG
- a CDS encoding phosphatidate cytidylyltransferase, with the protein product MAGEAAPPRKAFGSRELGLRVLSGCVLAALVVSGLVLGGWAFAGIWLAAAIVGAGEWIGMSRTLPRRALLATVAVTLAALTICLEREVPFWVGLAILAGGSALCLALPHDNPGRLRALGALTGGAVVALVPPALRDAPEIGILGPAWMFAVVWATDIVAYFTGRTFGGPKLMPAVSPKKTWSGALGGLAGAVVAGTALVALARQQGWSPLADTNLALVALVSAVSSVLSQAGDLLESALKRHYGVKDSGRSIPGHGGVMDRLDGFFAVALLAGLYLAARHLAA